One Vicia villosa cultivar HV-30 ecotype Madison, WI linkage group LG5, Vvil1.0, whole genome shotgun sequence genomic window, aacagaagaagtgaagatggacataggtcacataggtatctgaagagtttcaccgggaataatgcccttcaaataccagaagaatgttttgaaaaatagaaagaagattttgtaaatacagttttgaaaacaaactaagaaaagaaggtgttgggacttacactctattagaggcccatttgaaaaatgatttactgtttatgagaaacagttgagaagatgcggggttctgttgtttgaaaacctcgatcgtctgtttactttgaagtttgaaaacagtttgaattttgacaaaagtcaacttaattagagtaaaaataatatatatatatatatgggttattaccattttaccccctgccatataggtcttttctggttttgccccctgtaaatttatttttttgaaaaacaaccttgtcatttcaaaaagctaactttttagcccctaaagtcaaaatctgcaggtttcctgcggattttctttcgtattttcctgcggattttgactttagggctaaaaagttagctttttgaaatgacaaggttgtttttcaaaaaaaaaaatttacagggggcaaaaccagaaaagacctatatggcaggggggtaaaatggtattaaccctatatatatatatacctaattaagacttaaatgattaggattttatcactaaaatatttatgagatattaggttttgaaatttcaatgaaacatgtattaaaatatatttaaaacacttaaaataacaccatttttaacctaataaaaatatataaaataaataatatttttgtgatttttttgacaaacaatatgaataaatgaatgatgatagagggttttcaatcctctgatgatgctgaacaagatagtatcaagctttatcacaaagagtacttaaattaaagaggtggagttcaaaaacttacctctgaaactaaaGGTCGTACGAATGATGGAGAGCTTCTGGGCTTgtgtgaatgatcctaaaagcttccttgagactcagtgatgctaactgaatgcttattgtgacttcaatccttctgaattgttctacccgaccccttcgatttgagcttcagtgtgaacatggaggatgatgaatctgcagttacaaatgagctgcgaccatctgaatagcttcactacactctaaggaacgtgtctggatgcttggctttgcttgaaaccttctgaattgctctatggacctccaactgcacgagctccaaagtgaaagcaaaaatggtgttcctccacctacagaagtgaccCAGGTGCATGGATCACCccaaatgaacccccttgagatgttagaatgcttactttccaaagagaagctctggtttgaagaaaacggttcttcttgccaaagaactttgaaaaaccataagcatgagagagagaaggagaaagcaaggaataaagttgctttggtgtgtctaatactgaggaatgcacttgtatttatatgcaaatgaatgcagagcaattggatatagtgagcttgcttagtgaggttaacttggttccttaagcatgaagaaatttcaaagaatatccaagtgtgatcattgcattttcgagctagctccctatccattgattccatctgatcttagggaacatttctgatgcagaatgagctctaattggttggtgagaaggttcctttgatgattcatccatttttccataaattcccaaatgtaatcattacataatcacatgttcttgttttgggaatcttcctcaatccttatgccatggtgaaaatgaatgcatggcatgtttgcagatgtgttaaAGGAAGTATCCTAgatgagcacctggctcaccatccaatcaatggtcatgaatcaaccaattttgactttccggacgaggacatcatgtacctcaagatgaaagattgcgacgagccactaccagacgaaggacctgagataggatcccagtggggcttaatctttgacggagctgtcaatgcttatggacgaggaattggggaaatcattgttacacctcgaggtacccatattccatttaccgccagattaactttcaaatgcacaaacaatgaggccgaatatgaagcatgcatcatgggtctcgaagaagccgtggatctaagaatcaaacacttggatgtatacggagattctgctttggtcatcaatcaaatcaaaggagaatgggaaacacgccaaccagggctaattccttacaaagactacgcgagaagattgttaccattcttcgacagggtagattttcatcacattcctcgcgaagaaaataacttggctgatgcattagccacactctcttccatgattaggataaatcattggaatgacattcctcggattgatgttatgcgcctggataggcccgctcacgtCTTTAcaatagaagcaatcatcgacgacaaactgtggtatcacgacatcaagaactttcttcaaaatcaAGAGTACCCTTTTGggacgtcaaagaaagatagaaagactttgagaaagttagcaggcagattcttcctgaatgaagatgttctgtacaagagaaatttcgacatggttttgctcagatgcgttgacaagaaagaagcataaatactcatgagagaaatacatgaagcgTCCTTTGGTACCCACACCAATGAACACACCAtaacaaggaaaatactgagagcaggatattattggttgacgatggagtcagattgctaccagtatgcaaaaaggtgtcacaaatgtcagatctacgccgatagaattcatgtgccgcCGTCTCATCTCAACATACTCtattccccttggcctttctccatgtggggaatcgacatgatcggaatgatcgagccaaaagcgtccaacggacatcgcttcatcttggtagccatagactatttcaccaaatgggtcgaagcagcttcatatgcaaacatcacaagacaagttgtcgtcaggtttatcaagaatcacatcatctgtcgctacggcattcctagcaagataatcactgacaatgggtcaaatttgaataacaaaatgatgaaggaactgtgtgaagaattcaagattaaacatcacaactcatctccttacagaccaaagatgaatggagctgtagaagcagctaaaaaaaacatcaagaaaatcattcagaaaatggtcatcacttacaaagattggcatgaaatgaccccgtttgctcttcatggttaccgtacatctgtacgtacttcgactggagcaactcctttctcccttgtatatggcatggaggcagtcctacccatagaggttgagatcccatcaatgagagtcttgatggaggcaaaattaacagaagcacagtggtgtcaaagcagattcgatgaattaaacttaatcgaagaaaagcgcatgacagctttatgccacggacagctatatcaacaaagaatgaagaaagctttcgacaaaaaggttcgacctcgcacaatcaaagaaggcgacctcgtactcaaaaagattcaatcttttctcacagattcgagagggaaacggactcccaattatgacggcccatacgtggtcaagagagctttctcaagaggagccttaatactcacgactatggatggagaagaattcactcgtcctgtgaacgtcgacgcagtcaagaaatacttcgcctaaataattaaaagaacagctcgctaagttgaaaactcgcaaagagcgacttaggcaaaaaagagcgtctcggtgaatcgaaaacctgaaagggcgattcaggcaaaagttagagacataaaaaataaataatcaatcccggtagacttaaaacccgaaaggggtagtttacgcaaaagttagggataaatggcaagtaactgtgttcaggacaaacttgatcattcaaaaatccatagcggagtattcatcattagtaggtcatcttctacgaagcacgaatacagcttaacttggagtggaagggaaagataacggtcaccacgtttcatcgtagcccttttcctgaaaattaccaatttccaactttgtaaatactccatggaatcaagcatttggctggttaccattccataaataataatttgagccgtgtgccttttctttgcaatcgagtccttttcagtttcttaaaatgcgttTTTAGTTTAAACAGtcactttcttgaaacaaaatgttttcataaaataaaatgaatttacttgcgaaatagaggtgaaattttctttctaaggtttacaaacaataggaagaatgcaaacagttgctccaaaaacggttgagactccgggaaccaagactTCCCCataaggtcgctttgcgaacatctcctgatgacggatcttcacttcaattcatatcactcacttcgaacagcgggcaactgataactaagtatccccaacggagtgcaaattgcaagaagaagacatcttttgATTAACAaggattcaagtcgtatcataggatttcacatccgcgacaattctattcacattcactttacattttataatcatcataatattcatgcatactccATAACATCATACTTGCGTAGTTAGTATAATCTAGTTAGGTTTTGATCATGATAGTGCCCGAGTCACTTGGGCATGTACACAAGCTTCCCCTGCATAATCGTGAAAAGAGTTTTCTTCTTAaagaaagaaggttcatacacccgaATTTCCCAGAGCAGGTTAGCAAATGACGATCTTCcaaaacaagatggtatgtttaCTTTGAAAAATCGCCAGCAGGTCAACAggtggtagtctccctcaaagagatagtttgttcacttttggaattccccgactgagattctcctgcagagtgacgctcgacaatcttcttcaaataagatagtttgtttcgcattttgaaTTCCTCACAGAGTCGATGAGAGGTTTTCTTCTCCAAGTAGTTcagattccccgacataattgacaagtgacagtttttcctcctggagAACAGTttagtatttccccagcagggtcaatagatggcacttttcgtcaaagaaaataatttggaatctccccaagggatcgacaaatgatccccagcggagtcagtgaatggcagtcttcgtcaagaagatagttcaggttcctcagcataagtcgatgaatggtGGTTTTCGTCCCGAAGACAGTTTCATCCGCTTTCAAgcgaagtcattagcccctcaaaaggatGCGAGACCATATGACATtccttcaaagacgtcaagttggaaggaaagatgatgaagtttctttattgccatcaaatggtatctcatctccaagtgctgatgagaagtttgatgaggaaacaactcttggagattttctcttcatcagagatatcttccaaaagatgatgaagtttctttattgccatcaaatggtatctcatctccaagtgatgatgagaagtttgatgaggaaacaaatctttgaagtttcttaattgccatcaaatggtatcttacctccaagtgctagtaagaagtttggtgaggaaacgTAACTTTGgcaattttctctttatctaagATATTGTCCAAATTACAACTGAGactagtttcgagatacagacatccgaaacgaggggaggttgttcacctttctctaagtatcaacatttagttaaagaagatggattgcgcattctACATTgtcatccattcaccagaatccgcaTAACGTATTTCTAcaagagtttgtctcctcatccccctccaaacgcgacaacgggatcaagtcatgcaaagattttatcactacaacatctcaggagcgcccaaaatttgggcattctttggtatttaagtctctttcacgcaagagagatcgagatatcaatctctctccctccggatgaaagaaacttaaataggggcatctgtcataccctaatttttgaccccctgagatgtcatattttcagacttttcatcagatcaaaacaaatacccagagcagtcacttgttcatctagtATTTAATCAAGGATGGTCAGAAACAAGAGAaatcaggcaaaggatcaatcaatagaaggattagtctctaacacaatcataggactcaaaagcttcatttctattcacctatgattgattagacatccagtcatctgagctTAGGATTGCTCAAGTCACcatagggttttgagcccatcaaggactataatcagggatctcatttgggaaaccctaaaaagctccaggatatctatcaaaggcttcaatcatcttcaaatgatccatataacaagatccattgggcattacactccaattcaagatccacagtcatcaatttcatctggtcgacaattagggtttttgacctaattcacctggatagttgacttttaatcaggacatggatccaaaactcaagaaatggttcaaggacttctattacctcaatataatccattcacatcactcatttgaggaggagatcttgattccacacaaaagtccaaaatctcactttatctgaaaaagtcaactgtacaagatcacctttgacttttaagattttttgtcaaaccatgacttttaaagatcaatatcatcaatatatggttattaaagtcatttgaccaaagaaattcaagaaaattcatcaaggagcaaaaagtcgggaattagggttttttgagggcattgtgggaactcaaaatttcacctacacaactcaaaatacttccaacatgaaagttgtagatcttgcaaaataaaacaacatcttacaatgcaacttttttcaagaaatcaatcatttaagagatttggaatttggaAGCTTTAGgccataaaaacttagaaaattttctaagtatttttaaagtagatgtttagggctttccaaattgttctcaaccttctccaaattcattttgagctaggagttatgcttgtccaaagttggcctcatgaagtaaaattatatgtcatgcatcattttggaactttgcaattttgtgcatatgacctcacttatggattcTATACGACCCATACCAACATTTCTATTATTGGAATCATATTATTCGCATTTCCAACTATGACTCGCGGTTCAAAAGATTCCAATAACTCCAACAACTTCTACAACTTTTTCAATCACTTACCAATCATCCCACAGTAAGGCCTGCAGCAATCCTTCACTTAATCACTGATCCAACATCGACGTCTTACGCAAGGCttctcaaacaacaacttcacagtccattagcaattttgaaacatcataactttctaaatttggcctcatgaagtaaaattatatgtcatgcatcattttggaactttgcaattttgtgcatatgacctcacttatggattcTATACGACCCATACCAACATTTCTATTATTGGAATCATATTATTCGCATTTCCAACTATGACTCGCGGTTCAAAAGATTCCAATAACTCCAACAACTTCTACAACTTTTTCAATCACTTACCAATCATCCCACAGTAAGGCCTGCAGCAATCCTTCACTTAATCACTGATCCAACATCGACGTCTTACGCAAGGCttctcaaacaacaacttcacagtccattagcaattttgaaacatcataactttctaaattccatcttgtAATAGTTATCATTGTTACTTAACAGTTACCTTTAGAAACATCGGGAATTTGCACCATACTTGCATATCGACAACTGCTACATTgctcctcatccttcgagaaGTAAACATCAACAGTTCCTGATCATATTCTTACTCAAGAGGTTCCAACTTGATTatcaactaaaatcttaaattcaTGTTACCTTcaaattcgggaaacaacaaagcttcaaCAACACTGGCACTGTCGCCATCGGCAGCATACTAACatcctacaactgaaacatattcgagaagcatagcttctcccccacttagcttcaagccAACTCCTGCAAAGTGATTTAGAAAACAaataagtaccgacagtgttgtacacacttttCGCGCACTAAGGGATAAACCGACTTGGACTGACAGCTATTAATTCTTCATTCTTGAATACCTGCACATTACTAgtataaaggcaacgacgaaataaatgaaagggtgagatatcaaccaATATAAACAAGTGTATGATAAACATTATATTAGATTAGAATCATACAAATTTCACCACTTTATAACAACAATataacaacaagcaacaaacaacttaataacaacaacaacacaactttAATTAACCAACACATAAACAGAGCAACTGAAATTAACACAACTGAGTAACAACAAAAATTTTAACACACAACTCAAGATGCGACTCaattgtgcatatgcatgtggtaccattggagcagaactcccaagtTAGGAATTTATAGTTTATCGAGGCATCAAAGTATAACTCTACATACATGCTAAAAAGTACAAAGAAAACATAGTGGGACCCACCTAACACCCAAGGGGCGCTCACCCCTTTATTTAACACTATGGGGCACCCACCCCTAGCTCCTGGGGCGCCCACCCCTTCACTTGGTGGCTTCCGCCACACTCCCTTGGCCTATGGGGCGCCAACCCCTTACCGGTGTGGCCCCCGCCCTAATTCTTTTCTTCTTCCACCATTTTTCTTCTCCCTTGTTTCTAGGCTTTCTTTTTCTGCAACTTCCTTTTCTTCTCGATCGATCCCAACCAAATTAACCAATACCAATTTTTACGGTTTCGATTAAATCCAAACTCAACATATCAACTAAATAACAACATCAGCCATTCTCATCAAATCACAGGCAACAAAACTCAACATAAATAACCAATTTCCACAGAATAAAATATACAACAGTATCAACAAATAATTCATGGCACAATTTATACAACCCGACCCACGTACAGTTTATCATATATCTGGTTATAGAtattgaaccccacccttaccttgtattcggagttcGCTCTACAACTTTCCGGTCGAAATCTGTGTTATGCCTCTTTTCCCACTTTCCTCGTCTCTGCAACTTTTCACGTTCTCATTCTCTTCTcacaaacccttgttttctcctaCTGATACCAAAACTTGATATTTTCCTTTTATCTCataacattattatttttaatgggcCTACTATTCATACCTCCAAAATAATACAACTAACACAACTAAGCCCAATAAAGATAATTCTATTTATTCTAATATGATTTCTAATATTAATTTACAACTAACCGACTGAATAATCCTACTTTAAACTTAACAGcttaaatcaacatattaatccaatgaCGCttcttagaataataccgataattcTCAACCTCggctaattccaacaaataaatccttaattataatttagttaaaaaattaattaaatttggggcatTACATAAAGCGCCCATGGACTTGGCCAAGCGAACTTTGCTTTTATGGTTATGGTCTTGCATGGCCTTTGTGTTTTGCTTGGtggtttttcattctttttcatttgttttttataaatattcaagtaaAAAGTGCAAACTGATATTTTATCACATTTCATTGAGAAAACGGGGGATTTTatattgattgttgaagaataagTTAAGTGTACGTGTTTCATGTAACTTTGGCCCTTATCACCAATGTAGTTTTTTTTAAGATTATGTCCAACTACCATTTTTGAGAGATATGTTTAAAATGTCAGACTACCATTTCTTATTCAATAAATtatccttattaaaaaaattagaatcaaTAATTcgataaaaataagttttttatttaatatatttataaagtaTTCAATCATTAATATACAATTGAGTAAAAATGAGATTATCTACGAAATATATAACATTAGAGAACTGAAAATGAATGATGAAGGGGTTGTTCCTGAAACCCTAAAAGTAAAAAAAGAGACAAACACCAGAGATGAAATTGATAAGGATGAGAAGAAACTCTGGGTGGATGTCATTAGTAGAAACCGTCTCCCAGCAAATGGTCTACCTATTGAGTTTCATGCGCCTACTTATGTTGATGGGGTGGAGGAAATGGAAATTTCTCCAGAGGATATCATGTCGGAGCTACAATTTTGGGAGAACATTGTGATCATGTATGTGCTGGGAAGGGACCTTAGTATGAATGCAGTGAAGCAGTTTATGACTCGCAACTGGAACGTTGTGAAGCTGCCTGAATTGTTCTATCATGATGATGGATATTTTCTGATAAAATTCCACAACAATAAGGATAAGGACATGGTGTTGATGAGGGGCCCATACTCAATACATAATATGCCAATGGTCTTGAAGGATTGGTACCCGGGTTTTAATTTCAAGCGGGATATGGTCAAGACAATACCAATCTGGTTGAAATTCCCAAAACTCCCTCTATATCTGTGAAGTGATACAAGCTTGGGTAAGATAGGGAGTGCCCTAGGTAAACCTTTTTTCACTGATGAGTGTACGGCGAATAAACTGCGTATTTCATTTTCCTGCATCCTGGTGGAAGTAGACATTACAAAGAAGTTGAAAGAGAGTATCATTatcaaggacatgcttagacaaAGAAACAAAATTAATTGGATAAGGCAGGGTGACAGTAATAGTGCTTATTTATATGCTAGCCTTAAAACTAAGTATAATTGCAGTAGCGTTGATTCTCTGAAGGACTCTTATGGTAACAACATTCAAGATCAGCAATGTTTAGAGATGGAAGTCCTCCAGTTCTATAAAGGGCTGATTGGAACTAAAGCTATGAACCTAAGGAAAATTGATATAACTATTATGAGAAAGGGAAACCAGTTGAATAATGATTAGTGTATGAGCCTGATTGCTTATGTTACTGAGAAGGAAATGTTTGATGCCCTGAGCTCCATCAATGACCTAACTTCCCCAGGAATTGATGGTTATGGTGCTAGATTTTTAAAAGTAGCTTGGCCAATCATAAAGGAGGACATAAAAGCCGTTGTTTGGGATTTCTTCAACAATGATAGGTTTTATAGAGCTTCCAATAACACTCTGGTAACCATTATTCCTAAGACTGCTATTGCTAATATGGTTAAGAACTCTCGACATATTTCTTGCTGCATTGTGATCTACAAAATTATCTCCAAAGTTATGGCAAAGAGACTTGGTAAGGTGTTGAGTAAAGTTGTTAATGTGGACTAGGATGCCTTTGTCCCAGGGCAGCACATTTAAGATCATATTCTCTTGGGGTATGAGTTAATTAGAGGTTATAGCACTAAAGGCGAGGCTCCCAAGTGTATGATCCAAATAGACCTGCAAAAGGCTTATGATAGTGTGGATTGGAAAGCATTGGAAGATATCATGACTCAGATGAGTTTTCCTAACAGGTTTATCAAATGGACTATGGTTATGCTGCAGACTATGACATATAGGTATTAGGTCAataatgttgtctctgataattTGCAGGCTCAGAGGGGCTTGAGACAAGGTGATCCCTTGTCTCCCCTATTGTTTATTCTTTTCATGGAATATCTCAATAGGATTTTCCAGCATCTTGATACAAATGACAGGTTCAAGTATCACTCCAAGTGCAAAAAGCTCTAGATTGTCAATCTCAGCTTTGTCGATGACCTCTTGCTTTTCTCAAGAGGTGATGTTGATTCTCTGCAACAGGTGATGAAAGCTTTCTCTATTTTCTCTGATTTCACAGGGCTGACAGTCAACCCATCTAAATGTAAAACTTATTTTGGTAATGTAAAGGACCATATCAAAAGAGATATCCTTCAAGCCACGTCTTTTGTTCAGGGCCCCTCCCCTTTAGATACTTAGGTATCCCTCTAACTAGTAGGAAATTATCTGTGTAAAATTGTATTTCTTTGGTTGAAAAGATAGTTTGCAGAATTCGGCACTGGAGTGCCAGGTTGATGAGCTTTGCTGGTCACACTTAGCTGATCAAAAGTGTTATTTTCTCTATTAGCAATTTCTGGCTTCAGGGCCTCCCAATCCATAAAGTTGTTACTAGAAGAGTGGAGGCGGTTTGTAGGTCTTTTATTTGGTCAGGGGCTGAGAATATCACTAGAAAATTTCTCGTGTCGTGGAAAAAGTGTGTGTTCCAAAGAACAAGGGTGGTCTTAATATTATTGCTCTCCATAATTTGAACAGAGTTTGCCTTATTAAGAACATTTGGAACTTATCAGGGAAAGCGGACAACCTATGGATCTGTTGGATTCATATCTACTACACCAAATGAAGAGACATAATGAATGTCCAAGCCAAACAAACGAACTCGTGGATCTTGAAGAGTCTGCTTAAAGCGCGAGATGCAGTGAAAGATCTTCAAATGTGGCAACTGATGCTTCAGCAAAACAAATACTCTACCAGAAAAGTCTACTTTGCTCTTTGTGATCTTGTACATGATATGAATTGAAAACAAATGCTTCATGTTCAACAATTTTTCTAGGCCGTGCGCTACTCATACTGTGTGGATGGCTTGCCACAATAGCTTAGTTACTAAGGAAAGATTATGTAGATTTGGGTTGATTAATCACAATATTTGTCAATTCTACCACGAGATAGAGACTTGTAATCATATCATGTTTGATAACCAAGCAACAAAACAAATATGGGAAAAAGTCCTTAACTGGATGGGGGTTAATCACAACCCTGGTAATTGCGGAATGGAGCTTACTTGGTTAATTGGGGAAGGCGGTAAAAAGGGTAGCAAGGCTTTATATTTGGTGTGTGCTTTCACCGAAATTGTCCATGAAAGCTAGAATTACAGGAACCGAATGATTTTTGGTGAAGCTATTGACCTTCAACAAGTGGTGAATAGGATTATTGATGTTGCTGTATACCGTTGCTGGTATAAGGATAAGCTGAGAATTTATCTCAGTAGTATAATGATGGTCTAGGTTCCCTAATTTTCTTTTGGTTTGTTGGTGTTTGTTGGACCCTTACGGGTCACTTGTTCTTCATTGCCTTTTTAGAATTTCAATAAAGTTGTCATTTGTTCAAAAAAATTGAGATTATTTGTGAAaatttctctctatctctctcacttattattttttcttaatatatatagagttttaatttaaattattaatataattaatataaaaatttaaaatttaaaatttaaaattataaagttatgttgtttttaaattatttcaataaatattatgaaaaaattatattatcatCTCTCTACCTGACtttttttctttgaaaatttcaatctACCCTTAGTTCTCttattaatatatcttgcttacacacaAAAAAACATCTCCTTCTctctttatattataattttaatcatcAAGAGAAATTGTTTTTATAAAGTTATGGTATGTAtaatatcaaaatatttttttaagagatTATATTATTCTAgatttgaataataataataataaaaataatgactataataataataacaaaaaaatgttCATCGATAACTATtgactataataataataacaaaaaaatgttCATCaataaactataataataataataataacaaaaaaaaattcatcaaTAAACTATtgactataataataatatttataataataaaataatattatttatgataataaaatataaataataccaatgataatgataaaatactatctattttattttatttaggtttgaataaaatataattttcaataaGTTTCTTATTAAGGTGTAGCATAAATATGTTAGTAAAAAAACATAAATGAATtttcacaatttaaaaaaaatagtttttaattaaattaatagttttgaaaatattatctTTCAAAGTTTTCTCTATTAAAATTTAACACTtttctattaaaa contains:
- the LOC131605244 gene encoding uncharacterized protein LOC131605244, with the protein product MSLIAYVTEKEMFDALSSINDLTSPGIDGYGARFLKVAWPIIKEDIKAVVWDFFNNDRFYRASNNTLVTIIPKTAIANMVKNSRHISCCIVIYKIISKVMAKRLGKVLSKVVNVD